ACTTCGCGCTGCTTGAGACACAGGTTGCAGGGGCTGAGGCCCGCGAACCGCTCGAACGCATGCGCGGCCGCCAGCATGGCCAGGGAAATGGCCAGGGCGAAGGCGGTCCACCAGCGGGTCAGGACACGATAGGCGCTCATGACGTCGTTCTTAACCGGGGCCGTGGCGCCGCGCCATCCCGCTCAACCGGTGAAGTGCGCCATCAGCCCGACGGCCCATCCCGCCCCGACGAAGAAGCCCACGGCCACGATGGTCAGGGCCGTCGCCCAGCCGGTCGCCACAGCGGCCCCGGCGGCGACGAACAGGCCGTCCCGCTGGATCAATCCGACCGACAGCAGGCTCAGCGCCACCGAGGGGACGGTGTTGGTCATGGGCAGGACGATGGTGACGGTGGCCAGGATCATGAAGGCGGCCGCCGCCTGTTCGGCGATGCCCCGCGTGAAGATCGTCAGCCGGGGCCGCGACAGCCGCTCGAACCAGCCCATCCGCTTCACGGCGAAATCGGCCATCCGGTCCAGCATGGCCTTGGACACGGTCCGCTTCAGCAGCGCCTCGGGCAGCCACGGCTCTTCGCGCCCCACCAGCATCTGGCCGGCGAGCAGCAGGATCGGAATGCCGACGATCTGGGGCACGCCGTACAGGGCCGGGACCAGGCAGGGGATGGCCAGGATCAGGATCATCAGGCCGAACGCCCGTTCGTCCAGCCGGTCGCGGATTTCACGCAGCGTCAGGCCGTCCGGGCCCGAGACCTCGGCCAGACCGGCCACCAGGCCGATGAAGCCCTGGCGGTGGTCGTCCGTGTGCCGGTTGATCGTATCGCTCATGCCGTCAGCCCCTAGCCAAATCCCGGCCGCGATGCGAGCGCCGCTTCACGCCTGCGCGACCGCCGCTTGGCTTGTGGCGTCCGCGACACTAGGTTCCGCGCCAATCGACCGGCGAGACCGGTCACCCCGACCTTCAGGAGACGCACCATGGACGACCTGACCGCGCACGCTTCCACGCCCGACGCGACCATCCCCGCCTACGAGAATCCGCTGGGCGTCGACGGTTTCGAGTTCGTGGAGTTCACCGGCCCCGACCCCCAGGCGATGATCCGCCAGATCGAGGTCATGGGCTTCGTCCAGACCCATGTGAACCCGAAGAACGGCGTCGTCCGCATGAAGCAGGGCGACATCACCTTCCTCGTCCACACGAAGCCCGAGGGTCACGCCGGCGAGTTCGCCCGCGACCACGGCCCGTCGGCCAACGGCATGGCCTTCCGCGTCAACGACGCGAAGGCCGCCTTCGACAGCGCCGTGGCGCGCGGGGCCCATCCGGCCGACGCCCACGACGGCGGGGCCTTGGGCGAGGGGGCCTATGTGCTGCGCGGCATCGGCGGCAGCCTGCTCTACATCATCGACGCCTATGGCGAGACCGGCTCGCTCTACGACAGCTGGGACGAGATCGAGGGCTGGGAGGAGGCCGAGCGCAAGAACAACGTCGGCCTGCACCTGCTGGACCACCTGACCCACAATGTGAAGCGCGGGCAGATGCGGACCTGGTCCGGCTTCTACGGCGACGTCTTCGCCTTCGAGGAGCAGAAGTATTTCGACATCAAGGGCAAGGCGACGGGGCTGTTCTCGCAGGCCATGATCGCGCCCGACCGCGCCATCCGCATCCCCCTGAACGAGAGCCAGGACGACAACTCCCAGATCGAGGAGTTTCTGAAGCGCTACAACGGCGAGGGCATTCAGCACATCGCCCTGGCCACCGACGACATCTTCGCCACCGTCGAGGCGATGCGCGACCGTGGCGTCCAGTTCCAGGATACGATCGAGACCTATTTCGAACTGATCGACAAGCGCTTGCCCAACCACGGGCACGACGTGGAGCGGATGCGCAAGAACCGCATCCTGATCGACGGTTCGGACGAGGACGGCCTGCTGCTGCAGATCTTCACCCAGGACACCTTCGGCCCGATCTTCTTCGAGATCATCCAGCGCAAGGGCAACGAGGGCTTCGGCAACGGCAATTTCCAGGCCCTGTTCGATTCCATCGAGCTGGACCAGATCCGTCGCGGCGTCATCAAGGTCGACGCCCATTAGGGTCGCGCCCCCCCACTGGCTGCCCTTCCTCGGTCCCCTGGCGGCGGCGATCGTGGGCGGGCTGGTGGGCGAGTTCGGCCTGGGCGGCGGGTTCTGGATCGTACTGGGCTGTGCCCTGGTCGGCGGCTTCGCGCCGATCGTGGCGTATCGCGTGTGGAAGTGGTCGCATCACAAGCGAGAGCCCTGAGCCTGCGACCGTTATTGACGTAGGCAGGTGCTAGACAAGCCTTTCCTCGACCGATCCATCCGACCGGGTCGGACGGGTCGGACGGTGTTTTTCGATCGGGCCTCGGCTGGACCGGTCGACGACCGTACCGCAGGATGACGGCTGCCTCTGAAGTCAGGAACGCCCCGATGATCACCCGCGCCCTTGCTGCCCTCCTTGCCGCGCTCGCCCTCGGCACGCCCGTGGCCGCCCAGGACCGGCCGGTCTGGTCCTTCGCCATCCATGGCGGGGCCGGCGTGATCGAGCGGGCCAACCTGTCGCCCGAGCAGGACGCCGCCTATCGCGCGTCGCTGGCGCGCGCGCTTGAGGCCGGGGCCGAGGTGCTGCGGAACGGCGGCGCGGCCCTGGATGCGGTTCAGGCGGCGATCCAGCTGATGGAGGACGACCCCCTGTTCAACGCCGGGCGCGGTGCGGTGTTCACGGCCGCCGGTCGCAACGAACTGGATGCCGCCGTCATGAACGGCGCGGACCTGACGGCCGGGGCGGTCGCGGGCCTGACGACCACCCGCCACCCGATCGCCGCGGCCCGGGCGGTGATGGAGCGCTCGCCCCACGTCATGCTGATCGGCGAGGGGGCCGACACCTTCGCCGCCTCGGTCGGGCTGGAACAGGTCGATCCGTCCTTCTTCTTCACCGAGCGCCGCTGGCAGGGGCTGGAGAGCGCTCTGCGCCAGAACAATCTGCCGATCCCCGACAGGCCCGAAGGCGCGCCGGCTGCCCCGGTCGGCGGACTGGCGGCGAACGATCCGGGCATGCCGCCGCTGAACGAGCGCAAGTTCGGTACCGTCGGGGCCGTGGCCCTGGACAGCGCCGGCCATCTGGCCGCCGGCACCTCGACCGGCGGCATGACCGCCAAGCGCTGGGGCCGGGTCGGGGACGTGCCGGTGCTGGGCGCGGGCACCTATGCCTCCAACCGCGACGGCTGCGCGGTCTCCGCGACGGGCGACGGCGAATACTATATCCGCGCCTCGGTCGCCCGGGACATCTGCGCCCGCATCGCTGGCGGTGCCTCCGGCCAGACGGCGGCCCAGGCCGAGGTCGACGACGCCCTGTCGCTGGGCGGTTCCGGCGGCGTCATCGTCATGGATGCGCAAGGCGTCCCCGCCTTCGCCATGACGACCTCGGGCATGTATCGGGGCCGGATCGGTCCCGACAGCCCCGCGACCGTCGCCATCTATGCGGACGAACGATGACCGGGGCGACGGGAACTCCGGGCGACGAACTGACCGCCATGGCGACCGAGGAGCTGAACGCCGCCTGCTCGCTGACCTGGCCCGAGCTGAAGCGGATCACGCCCTGGGGCGACAGCTTCGAGGGCTTCGCGCCGTCCGGCCGTACGGTCGAGGTCGAGCGCCGCTATCTGTGGGCGGTCGATCCCGAAGGGGCCATCGTGGTCGAGGTGGAGGTGCGCGACGCCTCGGCCCGAACCGGCGTCGAAGCGCGCGCCATCCTGCATGCGCCGGGCTAGGCAGAGCCTGTCGGGCCCTCGCCGCGACCGTCAGCCCACAAACAGGGCCTGCCATTAACCTTTCACTGGCGTGACGCGGGTCGCTGATCCATGATCGGTCAAGTCAGCGACCGGAGGGCAGGATGAGCTATGCGCAGGACTTCCAGCCCGCCGAGGCCGTCTTCACCCCCGCCGCCGACGGTCTGATCCTGGACGTGCCCCCGCTGATGCTGGGGATCGGCCTGCTGCTGTTGCTGCTGGCGGGCTATGCGGGCTGGAGGCTGGCCCGGCACCGTCAGCCGACCTCGGCCAGCGCCGCCGCCGCCATCTGGAAGGACATCGACGAGGCCATCCGCGCGGCCATGACCGCCCATTCCGATTCCCTGCGCGACAAGGCCCGCGCCCTGACCCGCACAATCGAGACCCGGCTGGGCAAGACGCTGACCCTGACCGGCGGGCTGACCGCCCTCGAGGCGCTGGACGCGGCCCTGGACGAGGCTCCGCATGATGGCGGGCATGGCGGGCATGGCGGGCATGGCGGGCACGGCGGGGGGCATGACGATCCCCACGCGCCCGTCCACCCGGCCGGGGATCACGACGAGCCCGAAGACGCCGCAATCGACGCCTCCGGCTCGACCGTGGTGATCGAACGCGCCCGGCATGTCGTCATTCATGCGCCGGCCCCGACCCCCGCGCCGGGGCACGACAGGCCGCGGCCCAGACCCGCTCCCACCGAGGCCGAACGCCGGCAGGCCATCCGCCACGCCGTGTCCGACCTGAACGACCACTGGCGGCTCAAGGAGGTCCGGATCGCCGAGATCGAGGCTGCCCACCGCGAGCTCTCCGCGCCCCGCCGGTGACGTCGGCGGTTTCGCAGCAAGTGAAAACCCCCTAGACCTGTGTCCATGAAACTCGCCTCACTGAAGCACGGCCGCGACGGTCGTCTGGTCATCGTCTCCAACGATCTCGCCTGGTTCACCGACGCCTTCCTGATCGCCCCGACCCTGCAGGCGGCGCTCGACGACTGGGATCGTTGCGAGCCTCTGCTGCGGGCCCTGGCCGAGAGCCTCGAGCACGAGGCCGTGCCGCGCGGCCGGTTCCACGAACGCGACGCCGCCGCTCCCCTGCCGCGCGCCTATCAGTGGGCGGACGGCTCGGCCTATGTGAATCACGTCGAACTGGTGCGGAAGGCGCGCGGGGCCGAGATGCCTGACACCTTCTGGACCGATCCCCTGATGTACCAGGGCGGCTCCGACCGGTTCCTCGGGGCCCGCGATGCCATCCCCCTGGCTGACGAGAGCTGGGGCTGCGACCTGGAGGCCGAGATCGTCGTCGTGACCGGCGACGTGCCCCAGGGCGTCACGCCCGAACATGCCCGCGCTCACATCCGGTTGGTCGGCCTCGTCAACGACGTGTCGCTGCGCAACCTGATCCCCGGCGAGCTCGCCAAGGGCTTCGGCTTCGTCCAGTCCAAGCCCGCCAGCGCCCTGTCCCCCGTCTTCGTCACGCCTGATGCGCTCGGCGACGCGTGGATGGACGGCAAGCTGCACGGGGCGCTGTCGGTCCAGCTGAACGGGGCCGAGTTCGGCCGCGCCGACGCCGGGGTGGACATGACCTTTGACTTCGGCGTGCTGATCGCCCACCTGGCCAGGACCCGCTCGCTGGTCGCCGGCTCGATCATCGGCTCGGGCACCGTGTCCAACAAGGGTGCAGACGGCGGTCCCGGCCAGCCGGTCGCCCAGGGCGGTCTCGGCTATTCCTGCATCGCCGAGGTCCGTACCGTCGAGACCATCGCCACCGGTGCCCCGGTCACGCCCTTCCTGAAACACGGCGACACCGTGCGGATCGAGATGCTGGACGGCCGCCACCACTCGATCTTCGGGGCCATCGAACAGGTCGTCGAACCGGTCTGACTACCGGCTCACATCGAACGCCAGCAGAAGGGTCTTCTGCAGCGGGTTGTCGTTGTCGTCGCTGAGCAGATACAGGCGCGTCCCTGTCGGCGTCGCCACCGCCGCGATGCCCTCGAAGTTGTCGGTCGAGGCAGGCGGACGCAGCTGGATCAGCGGAGGCGACAGGACGCCGTCTGCCGACAGCCTCCGGACGCGGACCGCCATGGTCAGCGGCGGGCTCCAGTAGCGTTCGACCACGAACCAGCCGCCCGCCGGATCCACGTCCGCCCCGGTGAAGCGGAAGCCGTCGGCCGGCATCACAGGGGCAGTCCCCGGCGCCACGCACCTCGCATGGCAGACCCAGGCCCCGCCACCTTCTCCCAGAACCAGCCAGCCACCGTCGGGGGCCGCCGCCAGACCTTCCATCCCCGCGTTGTCGGGAAACGCCGTCTCGGGGCTCGCCAGCGCCACGGGACGATCGACCGCGTTCCGGCCGTAGGACCAGATGCGATGATCCCGCTCGAAAGCGACCAGCACCCGCCCATCCGCAAGGATCGCCAGCCCCTCCGAGTCCGCATTGGCCTTGGGAGCCAGGACCGATCCGTCCGGCCCCGTCAGAGGCCTCGCCAGCGCGCCGTCGGCCGAGGTCAGTCGTCCCCGGTCATCGAGGCGGAGGGTGAACCGGATCAGCTGGCCGAAGTCGCTGACGACCCAGGCCCGGTCGCCCTCCATCTTGAGATCGGAGAGACCGTGCAGGCCCGGGCCGCGCAGGACCAGCCCGCCCGCCCAGGTGACGCCGGGCGCCAGGGTCGCGCCCCCGATGCCCAGCGGCACGCGTCGCGCCTCGAGGCGGATGGGGGTGTCCTGCCCCGCGACGGGCCCGGTCAGGCTGGTCGCCACGGCCGCACACGCCGCAGCTCCGATCAGCGCCGCGGCGCAGACCAGCCGGATCGCCGTTCGCATCATGCGGCCCGTTTGAGCCGTCGTCCGCGCTTGCCGGTATCCTTGGGCGCGGCCTCGAACAGCTCGGCCAGCTTCTCGATCATCACCCCGCCCAGCTGTTCGACGTCGACGATGGTGACGGCGCGGCGGTACCAGCGGGTCACGTCATGGCCGATGCCGATGGCGATCAGCTCGACGGGGCTCTGGGTCTCGATCCGCTCGATGACGGCCCGCAGATGTTTGTCCAGATAGAGCGCGGCATTGGCCGACTGGGTGGAATCGTCGACCGGCGACCCGTCGGAGATGACCATCAGGATCTGCCGCGCCTCGGGCCGGGCCTTCAGCCGGTCGTGCGCCCAGGTCAGGGCCTCGCCGTCGATGTTCTCCTTCAGCAGGCCCTCGCGCATCATCAGGCCGAGGTTCTTCTTGGCCCGGCGCCACGGGGCGTCCGCCGCCTTGTAGATGATGTGGCGCAGGTCGTTCAGCCGGCCGGGCATGGGCGGCTTGCCTGCGGTGATCCAGGCCTCGCGCGCCTGTCCACCCTTCCAGGCGCGGGTGGTGAAGCCCAGGATCTCGACCTTGACCCCGCAGCGCTCCAGAGTCCGGGCCAGGATGTCGGCACAGACGGCGGCGACCATGATCGGCCGCCCGCGCATCGAGCCGGAGTTGTCCAGCAGCAGGGTCACGACCGTGTCGCGGAACGGGCTCTCTGACTCGGCCTTGAAGGTCAGGGGGCTGGTCGGGTCGGTGATGATCCGGGTCAGGCGCGCGGTGTCCAGCACGCCCTCCTCGAGGTCGAAAGCCCAGCTGCGGTTCTGCTGCGCCATCAGCCGGCGCTGTAGCTTGTTGGCCAGGCGGGCGACGACGGAGGACAGGATGGTCAGCTGCTGGTCCAGCAGCGAGCGCAGTCGCTCCAGCTCCATCGGGTCGCACAGGTCGGCGGCGTCGATGACCTCGTCATAGGCGGTGGTGAAGACCCGGTAGGCGTCGATCACGCGGCCGTCGTCGGCGTTGTCCTGACGGTTCGGCAGAGCCCCTTCGGACACGTCGGGGCCGTCGTCGGCGGCGTCGCCCTCGTGCTGGGCCGGGGAGCCGTCAGGGCGGGCGTCGCGGTCCTGCTCGGAGGTCGGGTCTTCGGACGCGCCGTCCATCGACTGGCCACCCTCGCCGCCGCTTTCGTCTTCCTCGTCGTCCTGGTCCTCGGACTCGTCGGGTTGCTGGGGCGGAGGCTCGTCCTCGCCCGGATCGTCGTTGGCCTCGTCGCCGCGCCCGTCGCCGGGGTCCAGATCGAGGTCGCGCAGCACGTCCTTCAGCGCCGCCCCGAAGGCCGCCTGATCGCCGGCCGTCAGGGCCAGCCGGTCCAGGGCCCCGCCTGCCTTCGCCTCCAGACCCTCGCGCACCAGGTCCAGCATGGCCCCGGCCCCGTCCGGGCTGCGCTGGCCCGTGACCCGCTCGCGCAGCAGGAGGGCGACGGCCTCGGCCACCGGCACGCGATCGGCCTGGGCGACCCGCAGCGCGCCCATCTTCTCCAGCCGGGTCAGCAGGGCCGCGTTCATGTTGGCGCGCACGCCCGCCAGCGCCGCCGAGCCGTGGGCCTCGATCCGGGCCTGTTCGACGGCCTCGAACACCTCGGCGGCCCGGCTGTCCAGCGGGCGCAGGGTGGCGTGCACCGCGGGGTCGTGATTGGCCAGCCGCAGGGCCAGCCGGTCGGCCTGGCCCCGGACATTGGCGGTGTCGCCATCCGACGGATTGCGGGGCGGATGGGGCAGGGTCAGGACGCCCCCGTTCAGGCGCGGGCCTTCCGATCCGAACACGACCTCCAGCTCCGACTGCTCCGCCAGCGCGCGCGCCGCATGGGCCAGCGCGCGCTTGAAGACCTCGGCAGGGGTGTCGGCGGGGGGCATGGTGTGCAGTTAGGCCGTCAGGCCGCCAGAGGCTAGAGCTCTGCTCCCGTCGTGCGCATGATCTCGGCGCGCAACTCGGGCAGGCCCAGGCCCTTTTCGGCCGAGGTCACGGCGACCGCGGGGAAGGCGGCCGGGCGTTTGGAGATGGCCTTCAGCGTGGCGGCCTGGACCGTATCGCGCTCGTGGGCCTTGATCTTGTCGGCTTTGGTCAGAACGATCTGATAGCTGACGGCGGCCAGATCGAGCGCGTCCAGCGCCTCGGTGTCGACCGATTTCAGCCCGTGGCGGGCGTCGATCAGCAGATAGACCCGCTTCAGCGTGACGCGGCCACGCAGGTAGTCGCGGCCCAGATTCTGGAACTGGCGCACGGTCGACTTCGACGCCTTGGCCCAGCCGTAGCCCGGGAGATCGACCAGCCGCAGCTTGGCGTCCAGGTCGAAGAAGTTGACCTCGCGCGTGCGGCCGGGCTCGTTCGACGCCCGCGCCAGCTTGTGCATGCCTACCAGCCCGTTGATCAGGCTGGACTTGCCGACGTTGGAACGACCCGCGAAGGCGATTTCGGGCAGATCCGGTTCTGGCAGCTGCTCGATCTTGGCGGCCCCCATGACGAAGGTCGCGGGCCGCGCGAACAGCACGCGCGCGGCCTCGATCTCCTCGTCGGTATACTCGGTCAAGCCGGAGCCTTCTTCAGCTTGCCGATGAAGTCGTCGATCGGGTTCTCGGCCCCGAAGCGGTGCATGATGAAATACTGCTGGGCGATCGACAGGATGTTGTTCCACGCCCAGTAGACCAGCAGACCGGCCGGGAAACTGGCCATGATGAAGGTGAAGATGATCGGCATGAAGGCGAAGATCTGACGCTGGACCGGATCGGGCGCGGGCGGGTTCATGGCCTGCTGCAGCCACATGGTGAAGCCGTACAGGATGGCCAGGACGCTCAGCGCCAGGGTGAAGCCGCCACCGGTGTGAACCCCGATCAGCCCGCCGATCAGGGGCGCGCTGGACGGATCCCAAGGGATCAGACCGAACAGGGTCCAGATGTTGGTGGGATCGGGGGCCGACAGGTCGCGGATCCAGCCGAAGAAGGGCGCATGCCGCATCTCGATGGTGACGTAGAGCACCTTGTACAGGGCGTAGAAGACCGGGATCTGGACCAGGATGGGCAGGCAGCCCGCCAGCGGATTGATCTTCTCCTTCTGGTACAGCTCCATCGTGGCCTTCTGCTGGGCCTGCGGATCGTCCTTGTTCTGCTCCTTGATCTTCTCCATCAGCGGCTGGAGTTTCCGCATCTTGGACAGGCTCTCGTAGCTCTTGTTGGCCAGCGGGAACATGATCAGCTTGATCGTCAGCGTCAGCAGCAGGATGGCCACGCCGAAGTTGCCGACCAGGCCGTAGAAGAACTCGACCAGCAGGAAGATCGGCCGCGTCAGGAAGAACAGGAAGCCCCAGTCGATCGCATAGATGAAGCGCGGCAGGTCGAACTGCTTCTCGTAGTCGGCCAGGATTTCGTTGCGCTTGGCCCCGGCGAACAGGTGCTGGACCTCGGTCACCTGACGGCCCGGCTGGATGGTGCGGGCGGCACCCAGCATCCGGGCCTCGTGGATGTCGTAGGTGGCGGCGTCGGTCACGCGGAACTCGGCCTGGATGGCCTCGTCCTGCGGCGGGATCAGCGCCGCCATCCAGTATTTGTCGGTGATGCCCAGCCAGCCGCCGGTCGACTCGTGCTCCTGGCGCGGCTTCTTGGCCCAGTCGCCGTACTTCAGCTGGCTGGTGACGTATCCGTCCCCCTTGGAGAAGGTGCCGATGCCGCCCTCGTGCAGGATCTGGGTCTTGCCCAGCGCCGGCGGCACGCCCTGGCGCTCGACGCGGCCATAGGGGGCGATGGTGATGGGGGCGGTGCCCAGGTTGGCGACCGTGTCGGTCACGGTGAACATGTAGCGGTCATCGACCGACAGCACGCGGGTGAAGCGCAGGCCCTGACCGTTGTCCCAGGTCAGGGTGACCGGCGTCGCCGGCGTCAGGGTCGATCCGGCCGTCAGCCGCCAGACGGTGTTGGCGCCCGGAACGCCACCGGGGACGTTCGGCCCGGTCCAGCCGAACTGGGCGAAATAGGCGTGCTCCATGCCCTGCGGCCGGAACAGCTCCTCATAGGGCGAGGTCGGGTCGATGGTCTGGCGATAGTTCTTCAGGAACAGGTCGTCGATCCGCCCGCCCTGAAGCGACATCGAACCCTGCAGCGTGGGCGTCGAGACCGGGATGCGCGCGACGTTGCCGAGGGCCTTGGTGCGGTCGGTGACGAAGGTGACCGGGCCGGTCGCGCCGGTGGACGCCGGGATGCCCGCCGTGGGCGTGCCCGCCGCGGCGGCTTGCTGTTCCTGGGCCTGGGCGGCGGCAGCCTCCTGCGCGGCCCTCCGCTGCTCGGCCTGCGGGCCCATCACGAAGATCTGGTACACAATCAGGATGATCGCCGTCATCACGGCGAAGATCACCATGTTGCGCGTGTTCTCGTTCTTCATGCGGGTCAGGGGTCCTGAGGGGGCGTATCGGGGGTCGTCGGGCCGTCGTCGGCCTTGCCGGACCGGCCGGGGCCGGGGGTGGTCGCCAGCCTTGTAAGCGCCGATTTCACATCGTCAAGCAAACGGTCCCAGGACCGGTCGGCCGTGCCCTGCCGTGCGATCAGCACATAGTCGCTGCCGGGCAGTCCGTGCAGGGGTACCATGGCCCGCGCGGCTTCTCTCAGCCGACGCTTGCAGCGGTTTCGATCGACCGCCCCGCCGACCTTTCGCGTCGCCGTGAACCCGACCCCGATGGCCGGATCCCCGTCGTTCCGCTCCAGCCGCTGAACCACCACCGCGCCCCGCGCCAGCGAAACGCCCTTCGCGGCCGCCAGGAACTGGGGCCGTTTGGTCAGGCGCTGGATCTTGGGGGTGTCTGTCATCATCCTCACCCGTGCAGCGAAGCGAAACGGGGGAGGGGGACCGCGGAGGCCGCCTGGCCGACGGGGTGGAGGGGGCGGAACTGAGCACCGGGTCTGGGGTCGCCCCCTCCACCACGACGCAAGCGCGCCGTGGTCCCCCTCCCCCG
This DNA window, taken from Brevundimonas subvibrioides ATCC 15264, encodes the following:
- a CDS encoding exopolysaccharide biosynthesis protein, with the translated sequence MSDTINRHTDDHRQGFIGLVAGLAEVSGPDGLTLREIRDRLDERAFGLMILILAIPCLVPALYGVPQIVGIPILLLAGQMLVGREEPWLPEALLKRTVSKAMLDRMADFAVKRMGWFERLSRPRLTIFTRGIAEQAAAAFMILATVTIVLPMTNTVPSVALSLLSVGLIQRDGLFVAAGAAVATGWATALTIVAVGFFVGAGWAVGLMAHFTG
- the yidC gene encoding membrane protein insertase YidC codes for the protein MKNENTRNMVIFAVMTAIILIVYQIFVMGPQAEQRRAAQEAAAAQAQEQQAAAAGTPTAGIPASTGATGPVTFVTDRTKALGNVARIPVSTPTLQGSMSLQGGRIDDLFLKNYRQTIDPTSPYEELFRPQGMEHAYFAQFGWTGPNVPGGVPGANTVWRLTAGSTLTPATPVTLTWDNGQGLRFTRVLSVDDRYMFTVTDTVANLGTAPITIAPYGRVERQGVPPALGKTQILHEGGIGTFSKGDGYVTSQLKYGDWAKKPRQEHESTGGWLGITDKYWMAALIPPQDEAIQAEFRVTDAATYDIHEARMLGAARTIQPGRQVTEVQHLFAGAKRNEILADYEKQFDLPRFIYAIDWGFLFFLTRPIFLLVEFFYGLVGNFGVAILLLTLTIKLIMFPLANKSYESLSKMRKLQPLMEKIKEQNKDDPQAQQKATMELYQKEKINPLAGCLPILVQIPVFYALYKVLYVTIEMRHAPFFGWIRDLSAPDPTNIWTLFGLIPWDPSSAPLIGGLIGVHTGGGFTLALSVLAILYGFTMWLQQAMNPPAPDPVQRQIFAFMPIIFTFIMASFPAGLLVYWAWNNILSIAQQYFIMHRFGAENPIDDFIGKLKKAPA
- the rnpA gene encoding ribonuclease P protein component, producing the protein MTDTPKIQRLTKRPQFLAAAKGVSLARGAVVVQRLERNDGDPAIGVGFTATRKVGGAVDRNRCKRRLREAARAMVPLHGLPGSDYVLIARQGTADRSWDRLLDDVKSALTRLATTPGPGRSGKADDGPTTPDTPPQDP
- a CDS encoding isoaspartyl peptidase/L-asparaginase family protein, which gives rise to MITRALAALLAALALGTPVAAQDRPVWSFAIHGGAGVIERANLSPEQDAAYRASLARALEAGAEVLRNGGAALDAVQAAIQLMEDDPLFNAGRGAVFTAAGRNELDAAVMNGADLTAGAVAGLTTTRHPIAAARAVMERSPHVMLIGEGADTFAASVGLEQVDPSFFFTERRWQGLESALRQNNLPIPDRPEGAPAAPVGGLAANDPGMPPLNERKFGTVGAVALDSAGHLAAGTSTGGMTAKRWGRVGDVPVLGAGTYASNRDGCAVSATGDGEYYIRASVARDICARIAGGASGQTAAQAEVDDALSLGGSGGVIVMDAQGVPAFAMTTSGMYRGRIGPDSPATVAIYADER
- a CDS encoding esterase-like activity of phytase family protein; translated protein: MMRTAIRLVCAAALIGAAACAAVATSLTGPVAGQDTPIRLEARRVPLGIGGATLAPGVTWAGGLVLRGPGLHGLSDLKMEGDRAWVVSDFGQLIRFTLRLDDRGRLTSADGALARPLTGPDGSVLAPKANADSEGLAILADGRVLVAFERDHRIWSYGRNAVDRPVALASPETAFPDNAGMEGLAAAPDGGWLVLGEGGGAWVCHARCVAPGTAPVMPADGFRFTGADVDPAGGWFVVERYWSPPLTMAVRVRRLSADGVLSPPLIQLRPPASTDNFEGIAAVATPTGTRLYLLSDDNDNPLQKTLLLAFDVSR
- the hppD gene encoding 4-hydroxyphenylpyruvate dioxygenase → MDDLTAHASTPDATIPAYENPLGVDGFEFVEFTGPDPQAMIRQIEVMGFVQTHVNPKNGVVRMKQGDITFLVHTKPEGHAGEFARDHGPSANGMAFRVNDAKAAFDSAVARGAHPADAHDGGALGEGAYVLRGIGGSLLYIIDAYGETGSLYDSWDEIEGWEEAERKNNVGLHLLDHLTHNVKRGQMRTWSGFYGDVFAFEEQKYFDIKGKATGLFSQAMIAPDRAIRIPLNESQDDNSQIEEFLKRYNGEGIQHIALATDDIFATVEAMRDRGVQFQDTIETYFELIDKRLPNHGHDVERMRKNRILIDGSDEDGLLLQIFTQDTFGPIFFEIIQRKGNEGFGNGNFQALFDSIELDQIRRGVIKVDAH
- the cobT gene encoding cobaltochelatase subunit CobT; protein product: MPPADTPAEVFKRALAHAARALAEQSELEVVFGSEGPRLNGGVLTLPHPPRNPSDGDTANVRGQADRLALRLANHDPAVHATLRPLDSRAAEVFEAVEQARIEAHGSAALAGVRANMNAALLTRLEKMGALRVAQADRVPVAEAVALLLRERVTGQRSPDGAGAMLDLVREGLEAKAGGALDRLALTAGDQAAFGAALKDVLRDLDLDPGDGRGDEANDDPGEDEPPPQQPDESEDQDDEEDESGGEGGQSMDGASEDPTSEQDRDARPDGSPAQHEGDAADDGPDVSEGALPNRQDNADDGRVIDAYRVFTTAYDEVIDAADLCDPMELERLRSLLDQQLTILSSVVARLANKLQRRLMAQQNRSWAFDLEEGVLDTARLTRIITDPTSPLTFKAESESPFRDTVVTLLLDNSGSMRGRPIMVAAVCADILARTLERCGVKVEILGFTTRAWKGGQAREAWITAGKPPMPGRLNDLRHIIYKAADAPWRRAKKNLGLMMREGLLKENIDGEALTWAHDRLKARPEARQILMVISDGSPVDDSTQSANAALYLDKHLRAVIERIETQSPVELIAIGIGHDVTRWYRRAVTIVDVEQLGGVMIEKLAELFEAAPKDTGKRGRRLKRAA
- a CDS encoding fumarylacetoacetate hydrolase family protein, whose amino-acid sequence is MKLASLKHGRDGRLVIVSNDLAWFTDAFLIAPTLQAALDDWDRCEPLLRALAESLEHEAVPRGRFHERDAAAPLPRAYQWADGSAYVNHVELVRKARGAEMPDTFWTDPLMYQGGSDRFLGARDAIPLADESWGCDLEAEIVVVTGDVPQGVTPEHARAHIRLVGLVNDVSLRNLIPGELAKGFGFVQSKPASALSPVFVTPDALGDAWMDGKLHGALSVQLNGAEFGRADAGVDMTFDFGVLIAHLARTRSLVAGSIIGSGTVSNKGADGGPGQPVAQGGLGYSCIAEVRTVETIATGAPVTPFLKHGDTVRIEMLDGRHHSIFGAIEQVVEPV
- the yihA gene encoding ribosome biogenesis GTP-binding protein YihA/YsxC, producing MTEYTDEEIEAARVLFARPATFVMGAAKIEQLPEPDLPEIAFAGRSNVGKSSLINGLVGMHKLARASNEPGRTREVNFFDLDAKLRLVDLPGYGWAKASKSTVRQFQNLGRDYLRGRVTLKRVYLLIDARHGLKSVDTEALDALDLAAVSYQIVLTKADKIKAHERDTVQAATLKAISKRPAAFPAVAVTSAEKGLGLPELRAEIMRTTGAEL